The following nucleotide sequence is from Nitrosopumilus adriaticus.
ATGCCTAACGGCAGTGGCTTCTATGCAATCAAAAAAATTCAAGATATTGATCCTAAAGCACGAATAATCGCTGTTTCTGCAGATAGTGATTACACTACTGAGGAAAAACTAGAAAAGCTAAACATACCTCTTATTCAGAAACCATTCAAAATGGACAAAGTAATTTCTATTATTCAAGACTGATCCCACTTTTGGAACATTTCACATAGTCTTATATTGAAAAATTCATAAAAATTTTCAAATGAGTAAACGTGTTACAATCATGATTGATGAAGATCTTGATAAGAAACTACGACTTCGTCAAGCAAAATTGATTCAACAGGAGCAATCATCTTACAGTTATTCCAAAGTATTGAATGAAACGCTTCGAAAAGTTCTAAAATAATTCCATTCTTACTTGCGTTTTTCTATTTTTCTACTCAGAATAGGT
It contains:
- a CDS encoding response regulator, with protein sequence MSKSVIVIDDDEDTVRLFSEFLEENGIDVIGNGFNGSTAVKLFKETKPDVVLIDLNMPNGSGFYAIKKIQDIDPKARIIAVSADSDYTTEEKLEKLNIPLIQKPFKMDKVISIIQD